The Pongo abelii isolate AG06213 chromosome 19, NHGRI_mPonAbe1-v2.0_pri, whole genome shotgun sequence genome includes the window GGGCAGGACCTTCCAGAGCACCAGCAGCGGGGCAGCCTACGTGGGGGGCATCTGCTCCCTGTCCCGGGGCGGGGGTGTGAACGAGGTGAGCAGTGAGGAGACATGGCTGGGGTGGCGGCTGAGGGAAAGGGGCTTCAGGGGCACCACGTGCCTGTTGGAAGATGTAGACATCTGTGCCCCATCTTCCCCACCCCCAGTACGGCAACATGGGGGCGATGGCCGTGACCCTTGCCCAGACGCTGGGACAGAACCTGGGCATGATGTGGAACAAACACCGGAGCTCGGCAGGTATCCGCCCCCGGAGGCCCCCGTGTGGCCTACGCCCAGCAGCTCTGGAACGGGAGGGTGTCAGTGGGAGGGGTGGTCCTTGGCCTCCCTCATATCCGCCTGGCTCACCCCTCAGGGGACTGCAAGTGTCCAGACATCTGGCTGGGCTGCATCATGGAGGACACTGGGTGAGTTCTTGGGGACAAACCGGGGGAATGTCTTGGGCGAGGGGAGTCTTAGAGCGAGCATTGTTTGGCAGTCTGGACCAGGGGGCTCAAGAGGCCCAGCTCACAGAACCACTCAGGATGCCAAGAAGCCCAGTTTTCCGCAAACACTGCCCCGGGAGACCCAGATTTCCCTGCTGGGACACCAAAAccggccaggctgcagtgcgcaTCGTGGCCACTGGGCGCCGCCCAAGCCTCGCATGGAGACACCTTCCCTCCAGCGCGGCTGCGAGTCCCCAGGTTCAGCAGAGGGGACGGGAGCGACAGGGACAGGCGGGAGGATTCTGGTGCAATCCCGGGGCAGATCCTCCGCCTCCTCGCGATGGTGACCAAGTCCCCCCGTGTACCCCCTCCCCAGCCTTGAGAGGGGTGAGGGTGGGTTGGAGGGGAGCAGCCAGCAGCACCTCCCCTCGCCCTATCCAGGTTCTACCTGCCCCGCAAGTTCTCGCGCTGCAGCATCGACGAGTACAACCAGTTTCTGCAGGAGGGTGGTGGGAGCTGCCTCTTCAACAAGCCCCTCAAGGTACCAGCCCCGCGGCGGGGATCATGGGAGCGGGCCCTGGGCGGGGTCCGGGCCAGACTCCCGACGTGTCCTCCCGGTCCAGCTCCTGGACCCCCCAGAGTGCGGGAACGGCTTCGTGGAGGCAGGGGAGGAGTGCGACTGCGGCTCGGTGCAGGTGAGCGGTGGTGCGGGCGCCAGGTGGGGGAACCGGGATGCGGGGGTGGGCACGAGGGAGCGTCCGAGTGGGAGGATTAGGGCTTGCCCGCCTCCTTCCCCTTATCCCGCGTCCCTCAGGAGTGCAGCCGCGCAGGTGGCAACTGCTGCAAGAAATGCACCCTGACTCACGACGCCATGTGCAGCGACGGGCTCTGCTGTCGCCGCTGCAAGGTAAGCAGGACCGGCCGGGAGGCGGGGCCAGGACGCAGgaggagcgattggaggccttcAGATAAGGGGCGGGAGCTAGGGAGGGAAGCGGAGCCTTCGGGGACGAAGGCCTCTGGGGCAGGGCTTGATGCGAAGACAGCGCCAATGGGGAGCAAGGGGCGGGGATGAAGGATGTTGAAGGCGGGGCTACGAGGAGCGGGAAGGGAAGGCTGCCCAGAATCAAGGAGGGGCGGGAACGTGGGCGAGCTTGGGGGCGGTGCTGAGTGCGTTGGGAGCGAGGTGGGGAGCGTCTAAGAGGTGGTGGGAGCAGGGAAATAAGAACGGGCCTGAAACGgggccctggggagctggagggccCGGGGATGTGGGGGCCCAGGGAGCGGGGGGCCTGGGGAGGGCAGGGCCGAGGCATCCATCCTGCCTGACCCGGGGAGCGCGTCTCTTCCCTAGTACGAGCCACGGGGTGTGTCCTGCCGAGAGGCCGTGAACGAGTGCGACATCGCGGAGACCTGCACCGGGGACTCTAGCCAGGTCCGCCCGGCCCCGCCGTCCTGTGGACCCCTGGGCGAGGCAACCCCTACCCTTGTCGATTTGGTTTTCCCGGACGAGTGCTCagcactcccctcctctccacagcTGGCATCGACCCCCACTGATcagactcagttttcttatctgagaAAGCGGTTCTTCATGTTCCTGGCCTTGTTCCTTCAATCATTAAACCAGAATGTATTGTCTGGCTGGTATTCCCAGCGCCTGGCCCGGTGCCTGGTGTAGGTTAGGGATCAGAGTAGATGATAATATTAGTTAACATCTATGACAACCTAATTACATGCCAGGCATTTATCTCCCAGCCCTACGACGGAGGGAGGCTGGAGCGGCTCTGGGGCTTGCAAATCCGTGTGGTCTGGGTCCAGAACCAGACAGATCGCTTGTCCTAGGCGTGGAAGAGCCCTGTGGCATGAGCCCCCAATGGGGGGCACTTGGTACCCCAGCATTCCTCCCTGGGGCAGCCCTCAGCTCCAGTCCTGGGGCTGCTCCGCTCAACCCCACCCCTCTCTCCACAGTGCCCGCCTAACCTGCACAAGCTGGATGGTTACTACTGTGACCATGAGCAGGTATGATGGTTGCCCCCCGAGCCTGGGATTCAGGGCAGTCTCTTGTCTCCACTCTGACCACTCAGCATCTCCATCCCTTGTCTCTTAATTCTTGGACTCTCAGGGCCGCTGCTACGGAGGTCGCTGCAAAACCCGGGACCGGCAGTGCCAGGCTCTTTGGGGCCATGGTGAGTCTGGCTAGGGCTGGGAGTGGGGACTCCAGAGGACCCAGAGCTGAGAGGCTGGGGAGAGTGGGTTCCAGCTGAACAGGCCCCCAAGTGTGTAGCTCCCCAGGATCTCAGGGACCCAGGCAGAGTGTGGGAGATGCAGGCCTGAGGTCTTGGGGTGGGTCCTGGGGCACGTGGGGTCACTTGGCATCCTCTCCCCACAGCGGCTGCTGATCGCTTCTGCTACGAGAAGCTGAATGTGGAGGGGACGGAGCGTGGGAGCTGTGGGCGCAAGGGATCCGGCTGGGTTCAGTGCAGTAAGCAGTGAGTACTGAGGCTCCCAGAGGGCCTTTCAGCTCCAGGGCAGGTGTGAGACTTTTCAGAGATGGGGCAGCAGGTTCTCCCAGGAGGAGCCTGTTAGTCCCAATGGGCGGGCATGTGGCAAATCAGGTGGCAGGGTGCAGGGTGAGGGCAGATTAGAGTTCAGTAGTTGAGTCTGAGGTCAAACTTGGGCTCACTGTCTCTATGTGCCCCAACAGGGACGTGCTGTGTGGCTTCCTCCTCTGTGTCAACATCTCTGGAGCTCCTCAGCtaggggacctggtgggagacatCAGTAGTGTCACCTTCTACCATCAGGGCAAGGAGCTGGACTGCAGGTGCTGGCCAGGACCAAGACTAGGGAGGGGAGGTTGCAGCTGTGCTGGGGGTGAGGAGACAGGGGGCTGAGGCTGGCTGTGTCACTTCCCCAGGGGAGGCCACGTGCAGCTGGCGGACGGCTCTGACCTGAGCTACGTGGAGGATGGCACAGCCTGCGGGCCTAACATGCTGTGCCTGGACCATCGCTGCCTGCCAGCCTCTGCCTTCAACTTCAGCACCTGCCCCGGCAGTGGGGAGCGCCGGATTTGCTCCCACCACGGGGTGACTGCCTGGAGCCCGGGATGGCGGGAGAAGCTTACAAGAGGGGACAGGCCCCTGCTCACCtctcctggccctgccctgcctctaGGTCTGCAGCAATGAAGGGAAGTGCATCTGTCAGCCAGACTGGACAGGCAAAGACTGCAGTATCCATAACCCCCTGCCGACGTCCCCACCCACGGGGGAGACGGAGAGATATAAAGGTGAGGCTGGAGCTGGCCGAGGGGGGTCTGTCTGTCCCGCTCTCTATGCCTGTCCTTGCCAACTAAGCCCTGCCATCCTCCCCAGGTCCCAGCGGCACCAACATCATCATTGGCTCCATCGCCGGGGCTGTCCTGGTTGCAGCCATCGTCCTGGGCGGCACGGGCTGGGGATTTAAGTAAGAGACACACACACCCTGTGCCCCCTGGCATCCTTGAGGGGGGATCAGAACCCCTGCTGGTGAAGCTGAGGGGCCCTCCCTGAAAACTCAACTAAACCAGAGCTCACACGTCATAGGTGCAAGTAGCCTGCAGGGCTTAACATTTAGAAACTAGGAGATTTTAGgctggatgaggtggctcacgcctgtaatcccaccactttgggaggccaaggcaggcggatcacctgaggtcaggaattcgagaccagtctggccaacatggtgaaaccccatctctattaaaaatacaaaaattagccagccatggtggtgcgcacctgtaatcccagctacttgcgagcctgaggcagagaattgcttgaacccgggaggcggaggttgcagtgagctgagatcgcgccattgcactccagcctgggtgacagagcaagaccgtgtcaaaaaaaaaaaaaaaaaagaaaagaaaaagaaaaagaaagagagaaagaaaagaaaagagaaaagaaatcaagagattTTACACTAGCAATTCGGATTTCCAGCTCTGGAAACATGAAAAGGTTGAGGCCCAGCGTGCCTCTAAGCATCCTCGAATAGCCACAGAGTGGAGCTGGGCAGGGGCCGCCCAAGCCAGGCATGTGTCCTCCGGTCCCCAGTCCCCACCCAGCCTATAATGCTTTGTGCGTGTCTAAGTTTGGGGTTCTTGTGCTGGTCTAACCCCCTTAATGTGCAGAGGAGGAACCCACGGCCCAAAGTCACATGATTGAGTTAGTGGCAGAGTCAGAACTGGAACCGGGATGCATTTTTGTGGGTGCCCTGGGTAATTCTCCCTGGCCCTTACATTAGTGTCCAGACCCCGAGGACCCTGGCCCCGCTCTGGGGCAAGGGGTCGCATGGCAGCCAAAGGCCCCTCCCTGAGAGAAGCAAAAGGTCagatgtctccttttcctctccccttccACCATCCTCCCCCTGCAGAAACATTCGCCGAGGAAGGTACGACCCGACCCAGCAGGGGGCAGTGTGATGCCGGCCACGTCATCCCTCCCGCTGTCCTTGTCTCCATCTCATTCGTCACCCCGCGTTCTGTTGATGGGGAGCGGGGGCTGATTCCCCCACCCCTGCTGCCAGGCTGTCCCGGCAGGGGTGGGAGAGCCTCGCTCGGGGAAGAAGGTCCCAGCTGCCCTCACCCTCGCCCGCTCAGGCCATGTCCTTCTCGACTGCCCTGCTGCGGCCAGGCCCTCCCCCGCCACCAGGTGGAACTGGAGCTGCGCCCCTGGCAGTCCCCATCCCCAGGAGGGCCCTCCCTGTGCGTCCCATCTGTTTTGTCTTCCATGTCACCACTGTCTGACCTCCCGCAGATCCCTTCCCTGGCCAGCCTGTGACTTACCGCCTGCCTCCAGGGCCCAGCACTGAGCTCCGGGGCCCTGCTGGGGGGCTCTCCCCATGGCCCCTGCTCACGTCCTCCCCTGATGCCCCCTCTCCGTTCCAGGTCCGGAGGGGCCTAAGTgccaccctcctccctccaagCCTGGCACCCACCGTCTCGGCCCTGAACCACGAGGCTGCCCCCATCCAGCCACGGAGGGAGGCACCATGCAAATGTCTTCCAGGTCCAAACCCTTCAACTCCTGGCTCCACAGGGGTTTGGGTGGGGGCTGTGGCCCTGCCCTTGGCACCACCAGGGTGGACCAGGCCTGGAGGGCGCTTCCTCCACAGTTCCCCGCACACCTCCTGCGGCTCAGCCTTGCACACCCACTCCCCCGTGTGAATGTAGCTTCCACCTCATGGATTGCCACAGCTCAACTCGGGGGGGCCTGCAGGGATGCCCCCAGGCAGCCACCAGTGGACCTAGCCTGGATGGCCCCTCCTTGCAACCAGGCAGCTGAGACCAGGGTCTTACCTCTCTGGGACCTAAGGGGACGGGGCTGacatctacattttttaaaactgaatctTAATCGATGAATGTAAACTCGGGGGTGCTGGGGCCAGGGCAGATGTGGGGATGTTTTGACATTTACAGGAGGGCCCAGAGAAACTGAGGTGTGGCCATCCCCCAGACCCTCCCCCGGGATGACCACACCCGGAGTCCTGTCACTGAGcacaggcaggggctgggcatCCCAGCTTGCCCTCGCTTAGCCCCGCTGAGCTTGGAGGAAGTATGAGTGCTGATTCAAACCAAAGCTGCCTGTGCCGTGCCCAAGGCCTAGGTTATGGGCACGGCAACCACATGTCCCAGATCGTCTCCAATTCTAAAATGACCGTCCTGCTGTCCCTGTCAGGACACATGGATTTTGGGGGGGGTGGTTCTAGAAAATATAGTTCCTGTAATAAAATGGCACCTTCCCCCTTTCAAGAAGGGTGATTCTGGGGCCAACTCAGGGTTTAGGTGCCCCCTGGTGTGGCCTAGATGTCCCCACCTGGGCCATCTTTCTGGGGAGGACTCTCCCAGGTAGGGAAGGCCAGAGGTGGCCCAGTGCCTGAAGGGTTAGGGTCTCTGCCTGGGATGTGCAAGAGGAAGTAAGAAAGGGAGGTCTCATGGATGATCCTAGGCTGCTAGAAGTCCTTAAGGCCCcatcaagtccattccactccctaccCCCATTCCAGGGCCGAGTAGTAAGTTTACAGATGTTTCCCCCATTACGTGCCCCCACCCATCCCTGCTTCAGGGAGCCTGAGAGCCAGGCAGAGCCAGGCACAGCTCCTCAGTCTTCTCACACAGTCCTGCCAGTGGCCTTCCCTCATGAGCCTTGCTTGGGAGGGTGGAGCACTGGCTCCTTGACCCTAAAAGGTAGCTGGCAGGGGCAAGATGGGGGCCAGCTACCTAATGGATGAAAGCCACAAGTGAATACAGTTCTTGTCACCAGGGTTGCCCTGCCCTCACTCGGCAGGGAGTTCTGACACCCCAGGGCCTGTGAGCTGCCTGCTTGAGCCCCTGTTTCTGGGGCACCTTGGAGGAGACGCTGTGGAGGGCATCGCTCCCTGTTTATTCACACCACCCTCAGGGGCAAACAGGCCTGGGACCCGCTGACACCATTTTGGGTAGCTGGATGCACCCGACAGCAGTGGGGTCCGCACACTGAGCTCCAGCTGGCACTGCCCACTCAAGGGCTGAGTGGAGGGGCCCCTCCGGCCAGCTCTGCTCCACCAGCCCTGCAAGCTGATGCGGGGCGGGGGAAGGGCTGGGTGTTGCACTATTGCTGCGCTGCCTTAAGGCATCTGTCCTCTGGTGGTGCACCCGTGCACGCAGGTACAGTGCATCTGGGCACAGCTTTTGGATCCACACCTCTGCACAAGTGTGAATACCTCTGCACACATGGGCATATCTGTGTGTGCTCTTGTATATGGGGTGGGGAACATGAGGCTTCCTGTGACCAGTCCACCCTGGCTCCCAGCTGTCTGTATCCTTCTGCCCCGCCCTGGCGAGTGTCTACCCTGGCGGAACCCAGGGAGGAGTGGAGGCTgcctctgcctgggcctccaCACAGCATCCTGTACATACGCCacctgggctgggggtggggaggcagggcCAGGAGCATCGATTAAAGATCACATCCTGGGGCTTCCAGGGAGCTCACACCAACCTTGCGTCTCTCTCCTGTCTGTGAATGGCCATGCTGTGACTTGTCCCCTCCCTGACGCCTCTGGCTCGGGAGGGAACATGACAACTGGGGTGCTGGAGGCGGGAAGGGAGCGCGCCCAGGAccagctccattcatggtgaGGAAACAGGGTGGAGGCCTGGCCCTCCC containing:
- the ADAM11 gene encoding disintegrin and metalloproteinase domain-containing protein 11 isoform X1: MRLLRRWAFAALLLPLLPPPGLGTQGPAGALRWGGLPQLGGPGAPEVTEPSRLVRESSGGEVRKQQLDTRVRQEPPGGPPVHLAQVSFVIPAFNSNFTLDLELNHHLLSSQYVERHFSQEGTTQHSTGAGDHCYYQGKLRGNPHSFVALSTCQGLRGVFSDGNLTYIVEPQEVAGPWGAPQGPLPHLVYRTPLLPDPLGCREPGCLFAVPAQSAPPNRPRLRRKRQVRRGHPTVHSETKYVELIVINDHQLFEQMRQSVVLTSNFAKSVVNLADVIYKEQLNTRIVLVAMETWADGDKIQVQDDLLETLARLMVYRREGLPEPSDATHLFSGRTFQSTSSGAAYVGGICSLSRGGGVNEYGNMGAMAVTLAQTLGQNLGMMWNKHRSSAGDCKCPDIWLGCIMEDTGFYLPRKFSRCSIDEYNQFLQEGGGSCLFNKPLKLLDPPECGNGFVEAGEECDCGSVQECSRAGGNCCKKCTLTHDAMCSDGLCCRRCKYEPRGVSCREAVNECDIAETCTGDSSQCPPNLHKLDGYYCDHEQGRCYGGRCKTRDRQCQALWGHAAADRFCYEKLNVEGTERGSCGRKGSGWVQCSKQDVLCGFLLCVNISGAPQLGDLVGDISSVTFYHQGKELDCRGGHVQLADGSDLSYVEDGTACGPNMLCLDHRCLPASAFNFSTCPGSGERRICSHHGVCSNEGKCICQPDWTGKDCSIHNPLPTSPPTGETERYKGPSGTNIIIGSIAGAVLVAAIVLGGTGWGFKNIRRGRYDPTQQGAV
- the ADAM11 gene encoding disintegrin and metalloproteinase domain-containing protein 11 precursor (The RefSeq protein has 3 substitutions compared to this genomic sequence) — encoded protein: MRLLRRWAFAALLLPLLPPPGLGTQGPAGALRWGGLPQLGGPGAPEVTEPSRLVRESSGGEVRKQQLDTRVRQEPPGGPPVHLAQVSFVIPAFNSNFTLDLELNHHLLSSQYVERHFSQEGTTQHSTGAGDHCYYQGKLRGNPHSFVALSTCQGLRGVFSGGNLTYIVEPQEVAGPWGAPQGPLPHLVYRTPLLPDPLGCREPGCLFAVPAQSAPPNRPRLRRKRQARRGHPTVHSETKYVELIVINDHQLFEQMRQSVVLTSNFAKSVVNLADVIYKEQLNTRIVLVAMETWADGDKIQVQDDLLETLARLMVYRREGLPEPSDATHLFSGRTFQSTSSGAAYVGGICSLSRGGGVNEYGNMGAMAVTLAQTLGQNLGMMWNKHRSSAGDCKCPDIWLGCIMEDTGFYLPRKFSRCSIDEYNQFLQEGGGSCLFNKPLKLLDPPECGNGFVEAGEECDCGSVQECSRAGGNCCKKCTLTHDAMCSDGLCCRRCKYEPRGVSCREAVNECDIAETCTGDSSQCPPNLHKLDGYYCDHEQGRCYGGRCKTRDRQCQALWGHAAADRFCYEKLNVEGTERGSCGRKGSGWVQCSKQDVLCGFLLCVNISGAPQLGDLVGDISSVTFYHQGKELDCRGGHVQLADGSDLSYVEDGTACGPNMLCLDHRCLPASAFNFSTCPGSGERRICSHHGVCSNEGKCICQPDWTGKDCSIHNPLPTSPPTGETERYKGPSGTNVIIGSIAGAVLVAAIVLGGTGWGFKNIRRGRSGGA
- the ADAM11 gene encoding disintegrin and metalloproteinase domain-containing protein 11 isoform X2 translates to MQGTRLPVCCACPVGSSKPAEAEKEKVRRGHPTVHSETKYVELIVINDHQLFEQMRQSVVLTSNFAKSVVNLADVIYKEQLNTRIVLVAMETWADGDKIQVQDDLLETLARLMVYRREGLPEPSDATHLFSGRTFQSTSSGAAYVGGICSLSRGGGVNEYGNMGAMAVTLAQTLGQNLGMMWNKHRSSAGDCKCPDIWLGCIMEDTGFYLPRKFSRCSIDEYNQFLQEGGGSCLFNKPLKLLDPPECGNGFVEAGEECDCGSVQECSRAGGNCCKKCTLTHDAMCSDGLCCRRCKYEPRGVSCREAVNECDIAETCTGDSSQCPPNLHKLDGYYCDHEQGRCYGGRCKTRDRQCQALWGHAAADRFCYEKLNVEGTERGSCGRKGSGWVQCSKQDVLCGFLLCVNISGAPQLGDLVGDISSVTFYHQGKELDCRGGHVQLADGSDLSYVEDGTACGPNMLCLDHRCLPASAFNFSTCPGSGERRICSHHGVCSNEGKCICQPDWTGKDCSIHNPLPTSPPTGETERYKGPSGTNIIIGSIAGAVLVAAIVLGGTGWGFKNIRRGRYDPTQQGAV